attctgTATCCACACTACATCTACTAGCTGGCAATAGAGGCTACACAGCCAGACTGCTGCAAAAAAATGATGGAAGAAATTTTTTATCAAGAGGTGATTATGATCATATTATAAATgtgtataatatatacagtatatacatgtttCAGCTGAATAGCGCGACTTACTGCATTAATGGTATAGGAACAagaacatttgtaattacatCTGAACATATATTAACAGCACTGCATGCAGAAAGGGCTGTCTGCTGGTTTTGCTTGCAATACAAATACATCACTTGCTTAAGCAAAGAAGCAATCCAGGAAATTGATAGGTCATTTTATTAGTCCCAATGAGTGGCATTACTGTTCTTTGGGAGTATAGTTTGGATGAAGTGTTAGCCAGTAAGCCCTGATTACTAGCTAGATATAGTGCCAGATGCAGGTGTTGAGAAGTTCTGGGTGAAAGCATGAAATGCACTTTATAAGTTCTAATGTATGTCTAGAGAATTTGGCACTAATACGTATGGATTTTTGTCCATTACCTCCACTTTAATGCTCTCTGTACATGGGTTTTTAGACAGTAAGAAATGGGAATTGTGCTGATTTATAACTGAATTAGCTGGGGAGTGATTTTCAGCTACACTGTAATAAGTGTTAACTGTTTCAGtaggattacatttacagaATTGATGACTCTCTCTGCAAATTGCTGTGTGCTCAGTTTCTAATGTATGTCTCCCGCAATCTCCCACTCATACCCTTCCCTTTCTGAGAAAAACAAGAGATCTAACATCTACATTCCCTTAGTTCAGAAAGGTGGGTCTTTATCTTAAAAGGTTATACATTATTTGGGATATGGGTTTGTAACTTGAAGTCAACCATTTTCCCTTTAACCAGATCAATAATTGCTATTGTCCAATAACATTTGGAAAACATGTGAATGTAAACCAAAAGccagctatactgtacatgctcgaTACATAGAAGAGGTAGAAGAGGATTGTGCTTGAATAAGACAGTTATTGAAGTGGgcctcaaaaatatttttttatgaaggAACCTTGCCTTATTTTTCATATATGGAAGATCTGAATTCCTATCATAAAGAGTACTTTATTTTCCCAAGAACCCTTAACAAGTTGCAATATTTTCAGAACTTGGTGACtcagattttaaaactaaagtgCAGCTGTGCACTGGCTCCCTGTGGAATTCAGAATACAATTGAAAATACCTCTGCTCGTCTTTAAGAGATTGAATGGCTTGGGTCCTGACTACATCAATTAACTTTTATCTCTCCAAAGACATCTCTATATTCAGTTCATAAAGATCTGGTACTAAAATTTACTTTAAAcattaacttttatttaaatttattggatttatttattgtattgatTAAAATTTGTTTTCTCATATTAGTGATTGTCCTTTGTGTTAAATAATGCTATGACTGAGTTAAGTTGATTTTGAGTTGGAAATCACTCTGCTCCAAAAACATTGATCAAAAGATTAATTGAATACGCTGCATGTCTGCTTCTGGTATTATATTCAGCCATTAGCACTCATTCATTTTTGTCTCTAATTTATTTGTTTACTGAAAACCATCCAAAGTCTGCCACTTAAACTAGTGAACGCACAAGCAAATCTTTGtaaagtttgtaaagttttattcTTTGCAAAGGTGATGGAGAGGTCAATTGTACTATCGTATTTAGAAAAGAGTAATAAACTCCCCAAAAGATAAATGTGAAGATTTTTTATAGGCATCAAAAATTCAGATTTTGGGGTGGTCAGCTGTGGCTTTTGTACAGAAAGTCTGGTGCAGTGATTCCCTGTGCACTGATATCTGTGCTTTCCATCTCTGCAGGGTCCCTTGCTTTTGATGCACAACTAGTCTTCCTCTTCCTTCAAGCTTTCCTGCTCATGTCTCTTTGTCAAAGTCAAAGGACATGCCCCCTGACCTGTCGGTGTGAAGGGAAGATCGTGTACTGTGAGTCGGGTGGTTTCCATgatgttccaaaaaatgtgtcagtgggttgccagggTCTGTCTCTGCGCTACAACAACATAGAGCATTTGCACTCCTTCCAGTTCTCCCAACTCAGCCAGCTCATCTGGCTCTACCTGGATCACAACTATATTACTACGGTAGACAGCAATGCCTTCCATGGCATCCGCCGGCTCAAGGAGCTGATTCTAAGCTCCAACAGGATCACACAGGTCCACAATTTCACCTTTCATTCCGTACCCAATCTGCGCAACCTAGATCTGTCCTACAACAAGCTGCAGGTTCTGCAGCTTGGACAGTTCCGTGGCCTGCGCAAGCTACTCAGTCTGCACCTGCGCTCCAACTCTTTGAGGAGCATTCCCATTCGTGTATTTCAAGAGTGTCGCAGCTTGGAGTTCCTAGATCTCGGCTACAACCGCCTGCGCAGCCTCACTCGTACTACTTTTATAGGGCTGCAGAAGCTCACTGAACTCCATCTGGAGCACAACCAGTTCTCGAAGATCAACTTCTTTCTCTTTCCACGCCTCGCTAACCTGCGGGCACTCTATCTGCAGTGGAACCGCATTCGCTCTGTAAGCCAGGGCCTCTCCTGGACCTGGACTTCCCTACAAAAGCTGGACCTCTCAGGGAATGAAATCCAAGCTTTAGATGCGGTAGTCTTCCAGTGCCTGCCCAAACTCCAAATCCTTAATCTCGAGTCTAACAAGCTCAGCAACATTTCCCAAGAGGTGGTCACTGCCTGGATCTCCCTGACCACCATCAGCCTTGCTGGCAATGTGTGGGACTGCAGCCTCAGCATCTGTCCCCTAGTGAGCTGGCTGAAGAACTTCAAAGGCACCAAAGACACCACTATGATTTGTACTAGCCCCAGGCCTTTACAAGGAGCAAAAATCATGGAAGTGGTAAAAAATTATAGCATCTGTAAAGAGATCCCAACCCCTGCACCAGTTCCATTGTTAACCCCTACACCAACGCCAGCACCAACACCAGGCATCAAAAGGCCTCCTCCTTCATACATCCCCCCCAGACCCAAGCTGCTTCCCAGACCAACCGTTAACAGTTTAGGAGAGGCAGAATCTCGGGCGTCTTCACCAAGTACACCATCCTCCAGTGGCCTTGGCTTCACACAAGAGCCAGAGTTCGAGCACATGTCTTTTCACAAAATCATTGCAGGTAGTGTGGCACTCTTTTTATCTGTATCTTTAATCCTGTTGGTCATCTACGTCTCATGGAAGCGCTACCCTAACACCATGCGGCAGCTTCAGCAGCACTCTATGGGCCGCAAGCGCAGGAAAAAGGCTCAGGAAACAGAGCATAACCTAACTCCCCAATTGCAGGAGTATTACATGAACTACAATCCAACAAACTCTGATACCATGGATGTGCTAGTCAATGGCACAGGACCCTGCACCTGCACTATCTCTGGCTCCAGGGAATGCGAGGTATGATACGCCACCCTCCTAAAAACGCTTTCCACGGCTGGGAGTGAGAGGTAAATCTTTTTTGCAGGAATGTAAAACTTTAGTGCAGGGTTTTCCTTAATTGAATCCTCCAGAAATGATTGTCTTGTGGTTTTCATGTCAACTGATCTCTTAGCTAATTGCTTATGTCCTTTTCTAACTAGTCATCAGC
This genomic window from Lepisosteus oculatus isolate fLepOcu1 chromosome 2, fLepOcu1.hap2, whole genome shotgun sequence contains:
- the LOC102690984 gene encoding leucine-rich repeat transmembrane neuronal protein 4-like isoform X2, which gives rise to MGSLAFDAQLVFLFLQAFLLMSLCQSQRTCPLTCRCEGKIVYCESGGFHDVPKNVSVGCQGLSLRYNNIEHLHSFQFSQLSQLIWLYLDHNYITTVDSNAFHGIRRLKELILSSNRITQVHNFTFHSVPNLRNLDLSYNKLQVLQLGQFRGLRKLLSLHLRSNSLRSIPIRVFQECRSLEFLDLGYNRLRSLTRTTFIGLQKLTELHLEHNQFSKINFFLFPRLANLRALYLQWNRIRSVSQGLSWTWTSLQKLDLSGNEIQALDAVVFQCLPKLQILNLESNKLSNISQEVVTAWISLTTISLAGNVWDCSLSICPLVSWLKNFKGTKDTTMICTSPRPLQGAKIMEVVKNYSICKEIPTPAPVPLLTPTPTPAPTPGIKRPPPSYIPPRPKLLPRPTVNSLGEAESRASSPSTPSSSGLGFTQEPEFEHMSFHKIIAGSVALFLSVSLILLVIYVSWKRYPNTMRQLQQHSMGRKRRKKAQETEHNLTPQLQEYYMNYNPTNSDTMDVLVNGTGPCTCTISGSRECEV
- the LOC102690984 gene encoding leucine-rich repeat transmembrane neuronal protein 4-like isoform X1 produces the protein MGSLAFDAQLVFLFLQAFLLMSLCQSQRTCPLTCRCEGKIVYCESGGFHDVPKNVSVGCQGLSLRYNNIEHLHSFQFSQLSQLIWLYLDHNYITTVDSNAFHGIRRLKELILSSNRITQVHNFTFHSVPNLRNLDLSYNKLQVLQLGQFRGLRKLLSLHLRSNSLRSIPIRVFQECRSLEFLDLGYNRLRSLTRTTFIGLQKLTELHLEHNQFSKINFFLFPRLANLRALYLQWNRIRSVSQGLSWTWTSLQKLDLSGNEIQALDAVVFQCLPKLQILNLESNKLSNISQEVVTAWISLTTISLAGNVWDCSLSICPLVSWLKNFKGTKDTTMICTSPRPLQGAKIMEVVKNYSICKEIPTPAPVPLLTPTPTPAPTPGIKRPPPSYIPPRPKLLPRPTVNSLGEAESRASSPSTPSSSGLGFTQEPEFEHMSFHKIIAGSVALFLSVSLILLVIYVSWKRYPNTMRQLQQHSMGRKRRKKAQETEHNLTPQLQEYYMNYNPTNSDTMDVLVNGTGPCTCTISGSRECENEYSYPRPLPGAWFGDIPTLH